GCCTTGGGACCGAGGACCCGGTAGGTATTGGTGGTGCCAATGTTACCACTGCCTAACTGGCGGATGTCTTTATTATAGAAGTGTTGGCCGATCCAAAGCCCCGAGGGGATTGAGCCCAGTAAATAGGCAATGACGACCATCAGAATAATTTTTAGCATACAGACGCTCCTTTGAATTATAGCTCACCTATCATAGCACCTTTTACTAGGTTCGACCATAAGGGAACGGGTGTTTGATTAAAATGGGCAGGGTGTGCTACACTAATTAAGTGTAATTCAGCTGGGCGCCGGCTGGTCAATTCAAAAGATGATTTGAAATTGCGGCCGGAGTTAGCTATGATAAAAAATCGAATGCAAAAATGCAAATCCAAAATGTGAGGGGGCCCCTTTGTGGCACAAGAAGAATACAAGTACGACGCATCCTCGATCAAAATCCTGAAGGGACTGGAGGCGGTTCGCAAGCGGCCAGGGATGTACATTGGCTCGACCGATGCCCACGGGCTTCACCACCTAGTGTACGAAATCGTTGATAACGCCGTCGATGAAGCCCTGTCCGGTTTTGGTGACGAGATCAACGTGACGATTGAACCAGACAACGCCATTACGGTACAAGACCATGGGCGGGGGATGCCAGTGGGGATGCACGAAAGCGGCAAGCCCACCCCGGAAGTCATCATGACCATCCTTCACGCCGGGGGAAAATTCGGCCAAGCGGATGGCTACAAGAGCTCCGGGGGCCTGCACGGGGTTGGGGCCTCCGTAGTTAACGCCCTGTCTTCGAAGTTAACCCTAACGATCGTGCGGGACCACGTCCGCTACCAAGAGAAGTTTCGTGATGGTGGTCAACCAATCGGCACCCTAAAGGAACTGGGCAAGACCCGGGAAGGATCGGGAACCACGGTCACCTTTAAACCGGATCCCACGATCTTTTCGACCACCGTTTACGACTACCAAACCTTGGCAAGGCGCCTGCGCGAGTCCGCCTTCTTACTCAAGGGGGTTAAGATCACCCTGACCGACAAGCGGGAAGGAATGGAGCAAGAAGAGGTCTTTCAGTTTGAAAACGGGATTGAAGACTTCGTGGCCTACCTCAACGAAGATAAGGACACCCTCGGGAAGGTCTTTTCCTTTACCGGCACCCAAGACGGGGTCGAAGTCGACGTGGCCGCCCAGTACAACGATGGGTACACCGAAAACCTACTGAGCTTCGTCAACAACGTCCGTACCCCGGGTGGTGGGACCCACGAGGTCGGTTTCCGTGGTGCTTGGACCAAAACCTTTAACGATTACGCCCGCAAGGTGGGGCTTTTAAAGGAGCGCGATAAGAACCTGGAGGGGACCGACGTCCGAGAGGGGCTGACCGCCGTTGTTTCCGTCCGGATTCCGGAGCGGATCCTGCAGTTTGAGGGGCAAACCAAGGGGAAGTTAGGGACGCCAGAGGCGCGCAAGATTGTTGATACGATCGTGTCCGAACAGTTAGGCTACGCCCTGATGGAAAACAGTGACCTCGCCCAGTCACTAATTAAAAAAGCCTTACGGGCCCGGCAAGCCCGGGAAGCAGCCCGTAAGGCCCGCAACCAGTCCCGGTCTGGCAAGCGTAAGGGACGCAAGGAGCGTAACTTGTCCGGCAAGTTAACCCCCGCCCAATCTAAAAACAGCGCCAAAAACGAGCTGTTCTTAGTCGAAGGGGATTCGGCCGGTGGGAGTGCCAAGCAGGGGCGGGACCGCAAGTTCCAAGCCATCCTACCACTGCGCGGGAAGGTCTTAAACACCGAAAAGGCCAAGCTCGATGACGTGATGAAAAACGAGGAGCTTAACACGATCATTTACACGGTCGGGGCCGGGGTTGGAACCGAATTTAAGGTTGAAGACGCTAATTACGACAAGATCATCATTATGACCGATGCCGACGACGACGGCGCCCACATCCAAATCCTCTTATTGACCTTCTTTTACAAGTACATGCGGCCAATGATTGAAGCAGGGCGGGTCTACATTGCCATGCCACCTCTGTACCGCCTACAAAAAGGGCGCGGTAAAAACACCAAGATCACCTACGCTTGGACCAATGATGAACTGACTAAGTTGACCAAAAAGGGCAGCAAGGGGACGTCTTTGCAGCGCTTTAAGGGGCTGGGGGAAATGAACGCCGACCAATTATGGGAGACGACGATGAACCCGGAAACCAGGACCCTGATTCGGGTGCGGATTGAAGACGC
The nucleotide sequence above comes from Limosilactobacillus fermentum. Encoded proteins:
- the parE gene encoding DNA topoisomerase IV subunit B; this translates as MAQEEYKYDASSIKILKGLEAVRKRPGMYIGSTDAHGLHHLVYEIVDNAVDEALSGFGDEINVTIEPDNAITVQDHGRGMPVGMHESGKPTPEVIMTILHAGGKFGQADGYKSSGGLHGVGASVVNALSSKLTLTIVRDHVRYQEKFRDGGQPIGTLKELGKTREGSGTTVTFKPDPTIFSTTVYDYQTLARRLRESAFLLKGVKITLTDKREGMEQEEVFQFENGIEDFVAYLNEDKDTLGKVFSFTGTQDGVEVDVAAQYNDGYTENLLSFVNNVRTPGGGTHEVGFRGAWTKTFNDYARKVGLLKERDKNLEGTDVREGLTAVVSVRIPERILQFEGQTKGKLGTPEARKIVDTIVSEQLGYALMENSDLAQSLIKKALRARQAREAARKARNQSRSGKRKGRKERNLSGKLTPAQSKNSAKNELFLVEGDSAGGSAKQGRDRKFQAILPLRGKVLNTEKAKLDDVMKNEELNTIIYTVGAGVGTEFKVEDANYDKIIIMTDADDDGAHIQILLLTFFYKYMRPMIEAGRVYIAMPPLYRLQKGRGKNTKITYAWTNDELTKLTKKGSKGTSLQRFKGLGEMNADQLWETTMNPETRTLIRVRIEDAELAEKRITTLMGNKVEPRREWIDQNVHFTISDDQEADALVEAKGQVSPTVTTWNE